One Candidatus Poribacteria bacterium genomic window carries:
- a CDS encoding HAMP domain-containing protein produces the protein MQLKSRYILIVNLVILVTMTIFFVLDDYRMQGSHLEAVQRGTTDGVLARPILERIRDDVQSLISPDKQIEQLRMELRTMRDLPEMRDVLEVRLTLSIEQPKVIASLTGESEGTFLTLSQQDWAILTQYTQSSQGETARIVAGMQRYRGKWATRLVTPYTWWAEVAIPDGQQSDAPEYYLAAGLIEVLLDSSEVASYWQSFRLIHLLYVLVFALTVTVFVDMATNRMVLRPLERLADIVRRGEEGEVDTRAIFPTNEVGRISETLTQMLATMKRLHDERVTNLKRLANGVAHEIRNPLNSISISVQYLRELLESDKLSADQRADAQEMLQIVLQQVTELNRITTQFLNLTRPARLELEAVSLHDLLERLVSEVAPQAKEAGVQVSCDFDPAVGDIWLDVDQFRSAIYNLVQNALQAMPTSGSLFLSTRTRARHVVVEVRDTGKGMAPEIQERIFDPYFTTREQEGGLGLGLTLAQSAIFAHEGTIQVRSQPGVGTAFTISLPMMPSGQRAEGA, from the coding sequence ATGCAGCTCAAGTCGCGCTACATCCTGATCGTCAACCTCGTCATCCTCGTCACGATGACGATCTTCTTCGTGCTGGATGACTACCGGATGCAAGGTTCCCACCTGGAAGCCGTGCAACGGGGCACGACGGACGGCGTTCTGGCTCGCCCCATCCTGGAACGCATCCGAGACGACGTCCAATCGCTCATCAGCCCGGACAAACAGATCGAGCAGCTTCGCATGGAACTGCGCACGATGCGCGATCTGCCGGAAATGCGCGACGTCCTCGAAGTGCGCCTGACGCTCTCGATCGAACAGCCGAAGGTGATCGCCTCGCTCACCGGCGAGTCCGAAGGCACGTTCCTGACGCTCAGCCAGCAGGATTGGGCGATCCTGACTCAGTACACGCAGAGCTCCCAGGGCGAGACGGCGCGCATCGTCGCAGGAATGCAGCGCTACCGAGGGAAATGGGCGACGCGCCTGGTGACGCCCTACACCTGGTGGGCGGAGGTCGCCATCCCCGACGGGCAGCAGTCCGACGCGCCGGAGTACTACCTGGCGGCGGGCTTGATCGAAGTGCTCCTCGACTCCAGCGAGGTCGCGTCCTACTGGCAATCGTTCCGACTGATCCACCTGCTCTACGTCCTCGTGTTCGCCCTGACGGTGACCGTATTCGTGGATATGGCGACCAACCGGATGGTGCTCCGCCCGCTGGAGCGGCTCGCCGACATCGTCCGACGGGGCGAGGAGGGCGAGGTGGACACACGCGCCATCTTCCCCACGAACGAGGTAGGCAGGATCAGCGAAACGCTGACTCAGATGCTCGCCACGATGAAGCGGCTCCACGACGAGCGTGTGACGAACCTCAAGCGGCTCGCCAACGGCGTCGCGCACGAGATTCGCAATCCCCTCAACAGCATCTCCATCTCCGTCCAGTACCTGCGTGAGTTGCTGGAGTCCGACAAGCTCTCAGCCGATCAGCGCGCCGACGCTCAGGAGATGCTCCAGATCGTCTTGCAGCAGGTGACCGAGCTGAACCGGATCACGACGCAGTTCCTGAACCTGACCCGTCCCGCGCGCCTAGAGCTCGAAGCCGTCTCTCTGCACGATCTGCTGGAGCGCCTCGTGAGCGAAGTGGCGCCCCAGGCGAAAGAGGCGGGCGTTCAGGTCTCCTGCGACTTCGACCCCGCTGTCGGCGACATCTGGCTCGACGTTGATCAGTTCCGAAGCGCCATCTACAATCTCGTCCAGAATGCGCTCCAGGCGATGCCGACGAGCGGTTCGCTCTTCTTGAGCACCCGCACGCGGGCTCGTCATGTCGTCGTCGAGGTGCGAGACACGGGCAAGGGCATGGCGCCCGAAATACAGGAACGCATCTTCGATCCGTACTTCACGACGCGCGAGCAGGAGGGCGGGCTGGGTCTCGGATTGACCCTCGCCCAGAGCGCGATCTTCGCTCACGAAGGCACGATCCAGGTCCGCAGCCAGCCGGGAGTCGGCACGGCGTTCACGATCAGTCTACCGATGATGCCCAGCGGACAGCGGGCGGAAGGAGCCTAG